One genomic window of Leopardus geoffroyi isolate Oge1 chromosome C3, O.geoffroyi_Oge1_pat1.0, whole genome shotgun sequence includes the following:
- the GPR52 gene encoding G-protein coupled receptor 52: protein MNESRWTEWSILNMSSGIVNVSERHSCPLGFGYYSAVDVCIFETVVIVLLTFLIIAGNLTVIFVFHCAPLLHHYTTSYFIQTMAYADLFVGVSCLVPTLSLLHYSTGIHESLTCQVFGYIISVLKSVSMACLACISVDRYLAITKPLSYNQLVTPCRLRICIILIWIYSCLIFLPSFFGWGKPGYHGDIFEWCATSWLTSAYFTGFIVCLLYAPAAFVVCFTYFHIFKICRQHTKEINDRRARFPSHEVDASGETGHSPDRRYAMVLFRITSVFYMLWLPYIIYFLLESSRVLDNPTLSFLTTWLAISNSFCNCVIYSLSNSVFRLGLRRLSKTMCTSCLCVKDQEARDPKPRKRANSCSI from the coding sequence ATGAATGAATCCAGGTGGACTGAATGGAGCATCCTGAACATGAGCAGTGGCATTGTGAATGTGTCTGAACGTCACTCCTGCCCACTTGGATTTGGCTACTACAGTGCGGTGGATGTGTGCATCTTTGAGACCGTTGTTATTGTCTTGCTGACATTTCTAATCATTGCTGGGAATTTAACGGTCATCTTTGTCTTTCACTGTGCTCCACTCTTACACCATTACACTACCAGCTATTTTATTCAGACAATGGCATATGCTGATCTTTTCGTTGGAGTTAGCTGCTTGGTTCCTACTCTCTCACTTCTTCACTACTCCACAGGTATCCATGAGTCATTGACTTGCCAGGTTTTTGGATATATCATCTCGGTTCTAAAAAGCGTTTCTATGGCATGTCTTGCTTGCATAAGCGTGGATCGCTATCTTGCAATAACCAAGCCTCTTTCCTACAATCAACTGGTCACTCCTTGccgcctgagaatttgcattattttaatcTGGATCTACTCTTGCctcattttcttgccttccttttttgGCTGGGGGAAACCTGGGTACCATGGTGACATTTTTGAATGGTGTGCCACCTCTTGGCTCACCAGTGCCTATTTTACTGgctttattgtttgtttactttATGCTCCTGCTGCCTTTGTGGTCTGCTTCACTTACttccacattttcaaaatttgcCGTCAGCACACCAAAGAGATAAATGACCGGAGGGCCCGATTTCCTAGCCATGAGGTGGATGCCTCTGGAGAGACCGGACACAGCCCCGACCGTCGCTACGCCATGGTTTTGTTTCGGATAACCAGTGTGTTTTACATGCTGTGGCTCCCttatataatttactttcttCTGGAAAGCTCCCGGGTCTTAGACAATCCAACACTGTCCTTCCTAACAACCTGGCTTGCTATAAGTAATAGTTTTTGTAACTGTGTAATATACAGCCTTTCCAACAGTGTTTTCCGGCTAGGCCTCCGAAGACTGTCCAAGACGATGTGCACATCTTGTCTGTGTGTGAAGGATCAGGAAGCACGAGACCCCAAACCTAGGAAACGGGCTAATTCCTGCTCCATTTGA